A genomic stretch from Neodiprion fabricii isolate iyNeoFabr1 chromosome 3, iyNeoFabr1.1, whole genome shotgun sequence includes:
- the LOC124179106 gene encoding uncharacterized protein LOC124179106, with product MASRECGWCSSSLRPSSLGVIATTATPGKVLCLLVLFTLVQPGIIFAQSVSPRPREPSLDFTSHSVIHPKLFHARTKREIFSTKENDLRHAELLTVAFTVDGTERVLDLRLNNDLIPVGHQLRRQVKKGSFDTYTPSKEEIEVCQYQGSVRGIPDSWAALSTCKGLNGVLFDGKSLHYIQPQDETIEAPHFVYKHDNFVANNTCGYEGTQHRHSVHNDIIDNNEMIRHKRDAGLIRGPYNSNKNTRYVELVMVVDKLGYDAMSRNLTRVHQHAKDLANIVNALYTPLNIFVALVGIEVWTEVDEIMLSSNGVMTLSNFLKYRREYLVRNIPNDNAQLLTKVEFEGGVVSRALKGPICTFEFSGGVSMDRSNVIGLVAATIAHAMGHNFGMEHDTLDCSCPEDRCIMAPSNGSTGPTHWSSCSLEYLALAFEHGMDYCLRNKPEKLFGSSMCGNGFVEPGEQCDCGLEENCNNPCCNATSCMLHTNASCATGECCDFNTCRPKAAGMECRSAEHECDLPEYCSGQSEFCPSDVYKIDGETCSDGKAFCYQGTCRTRDNQCKLLWGPSGSSSDSKCYDMNNKGSKYGNCGYNRVNDTYIRCNDTDSLCGRLHCKHLNDQLEFGLETVAILSSAFLHSGGQIIPCRTAIVDLGLNEMDPGLVPNGAKCGTDKMCLNQKCVPVAEVKLSTPAGNEACPNNCNGNGVCNSLGHCHCNPGFPPPLCNEEFNGGSIDSGPVKSRVPSSDFNNSVEVTLTVSHPRTKRELSSTKEDGLKHAELLTVAFTVDGVEHTLDLRLNTDLIPVGHQLRHQIKKGSFETVKPSKEEIEICQYQGSIRGIPDSWAAVSTCRGMSGVVFDGKTLHYIHPQDETLEAPHFLYKHDDLVANNTCGYTGTQPHSIHDHLENNRMLRYKRDTGDIRGPYNANKESRYVELVMVIDKKGYFALGKNMARVYHHCKDIANIINALYSPLNIFIALVGIEVWTEVDEISLSSNGETTLSNFLKYRREYLVRNIPNDNAQLLTKVEFEGGVVGKALKGPICTFEFSGGVSMDHSNVIGLVAATIAHEMGHNFGMEHDTLDCSCPEDRCIMAPSSGSTRPTHWSSCSLEYLALAFEHGMDYCLRNKPEKLFGSSMCGNGFVEPGEQCDCGLEENCNNPCCNATSCMLHTNASCATGECCDFNTCRPKAAGMECRSAEHECDLPEYCSGQSEFCPSDVYKIDGETCSDGKAFCYQGTCRTRNDQCKLLWGPSGSSSDSQCYVMNNKGSKFGNCGYNRVNDTYIKCNDADSLCGMLHCKHLNERLEFGMETVAILSHSFLNSGGQIIPCRTAIVDLGLNEVDPGLVPDGAKCGTGKMCVNQKCMPVAAMRLTSPAGSDACPNNCSGNGVCNSQGHCHCRLGFQPPRCDETGVGGSIDSGPAEDPNARRDFLISLYVIFFGIVPVLVLIGLFVWSRHSGRYKWKKGATSAVERAANTLSIKTIERSSPIPRNIETIDSTLSQDSACASLLPKAERDERFNNNLFGQFKGYTITPIQNLPKLAEPSKPAPPPPTVPTVAIKTNVKLAQRSNTLRSTLSSGVVHANQISIAPALPPLNPGCNARPLISSPVLSTTTCTSVEIIGPKVPSRPAPDIPIKVTPEILTITSTSIPPKPPRPNSTPLTNVILPEAEKKPEKGSALNRIASILRPNSGIMRSNSQPAQKEDKNTSSLPRNQHHKANKVIDKEILRNLEISNPIPQKEIEISTPAISVVHSEVDGEEKKAVVMRAQSMRDSKITAKPAIHTFGSMRQANAAKRPTSIPASTRPTSPPPGPPRMPSNEKISETGVKIPGLPGYQNPPIKSAPSVQDNAYDDCMNLMNEPSLGKIMEESPSSDNIYAVIEESVPEKSRNKVEPQLPVVQNEYKSPKPLETSPKSGSSADSMGLLSEIVSEISNRNFDSIYSTSTLARKKKEKEEMDKNSENLGSNSSLGTYINSSHYKAPGSIYSTSPSSKFNSASSTTSSGYLNPSAVNVPRSEDKKDSDKPKAQLIEKGSKSVCKSKLTTLNSNNPNINDEMSKQLGMKPSDGNLNFKPFSTTTNKTMASLATSLKKDEKKEESKIPAKPPLNRTKTPPNLGKPFTSKQMLDSNTKTGKQGATESSLKPTRQGSDTSLKTSRQGSETSLKSSKQSGSLNKSNPSLNKSNTNLNRSSNNLNKNGSSSNLSTMSLKSTSSSPKSSALNLSATNSPDLVSSCSNSSQNMTKSPDVLGNNPKTMTGTMKNIVKTPTMTRSVKTPTTPPKPTAILMKSASLVDKKKSPTGNTSIAKSLSAKESTANKTTLQTKTSAKNEAKVGGETTKVNPVQKAAGSKSNVASLQQRFEINKNTNSTRTMSAIGKKSAVGKTIDVGRSSSAKK from the exons AACCCTCGTTGGATTTCACCAGTCATTCCGTTATCCatccaaaattatttcacgctAGAACCAAACGAGAGATATTTTCAACCAAAGAAAAC gACTTGAGACACGCGGAACTGTTGACGGTCGCATTTACTGTCGATGGTACCGAACGTGTTCTGGACCTACGACTCAACAACGATCTCATTCCAGTTGGACATCAGCTACGACGTCAAGTTAAGAAGGGATCTTTCGATACTTACACACCCTCGAAGGAG GAAATTGAAGTTTGTCAGTACCAAGGAAGCGTCAGAGGTATACCAGATTCTTGGGCGGCGTTATCAACTTGCAAAGGATTGAACGGCGTTCTTTTTGACGGGAAAAGTCTCCACTACATTCAACCGCAAGATGAGACTATCGAGGCTCCACATTTCGTCTACAAGCATGATAATTTTGTCGCAAACAACACGTgcg GATACGAGGGTACTCAGCATCGTCACAGCGTTCATAATGATATAATAGATAATAACGAGATGATTAGG CACAAAAGAGACGCCGGTCTCATTCGAGGGCCGTATAATTCAAACAAGAATACCCGTTACGTAGAATTAGTTATGGTCGTTGATAAGCTGGGATACGATGCTATGAGTAGAAATTTGACGAGGGTTCACCAGCACGCCAAGGATCTTGCAAACATTGTGAACGCG ctGTACACgcctttgaatatttttgtcgCATTGGTTGGTATCGAAGTTTGGACGGAAGTGGATGAAATTATGCTTTCGTCAAATGGTGTCATGACTCTGTCCAACTTTCTGAAATACCGCAGAGAGTATTTGGTCAGAAACATACCCAACGACAATGCGCAACTTTTGAC GAAAGTAGAATTTGAAGGCGGCGTTGTGAGCAGGGCTCTGAAAGGTCCGATCTGtacttttgaattttctgGTGGTGTTTCGATGGACCGTTCCAATGTCATCGGTCTGGTAGCGGCTACAATCGCTCATGCGATGGGGCACAATTTTGGCATGGAGCACGACACGCTTGACTGCAGCTGTCCCGAGGATAGATGCATAATGGCTCCTTCCAATGGATCGACAGGACCCACACACTGGTCTTCTTGTTCCCTGGAATACCTGGCTCTCGCTTTCGAGCACGGTATGGATTACTGCCTGAGAAATAAGCCGGAGAAACTTTTCGGCAGTTCGATGTGTGGGAACGGTTTCGTCGAACCTGGAGAACAGTGCGATTGCGGGTTGGAAGAAAACTGCAACAATCCTTGCTGCAACGCTACCTCTTGCATGCTTCATACCAACGCGAGCTGCGCTACAGGAGAATGTTGCGATTTCAATACATGCAGACCCAAAGCTGCGGGAATGGAATGTCGTTCGGCTGAACACGAGTGCGACTTACCAGAATATTGTTCGGGTCAGAGCGAATTTTGCCCCTCTGATGTATATAAAATTGACGGAGAAACTTGCAGCGATGGAAAAGCTTTCTGCTATCAAGGTACTTGCAGGACGCGCGATAATCAGTGCAAACTTTTGTGGGGACCCTCAGGCTCTTCCTCCGACTCGAAGTGCTACGACATGAATAACAAGGGATCGAAGTACGGTAACTGCGGGTATAACAGAGTCAACGATACTTACATCAGGTGCAATGACAC AGATAGTCTCTGCGGCAGGCTTCACTGTAAGCATCTCAACGACCAACTTGAATTTGGCTTGGAAACGGTCGCTATTCTCAGTAGCGCCTTTTTGCACAGTGGTGGCCAAATTATACCTTGTAGAACAGCAATCGTTGATCTAGGTTTGAATGAGATGGACCCTGGCCTTGTGCCTAACGGAGCCAAATGTGGTACTGACaag ATGTGCCTGAATCAAAAGTGCGTCCCAGTCGCAGAAGTTAAACTCTCCACTCCGGCAGGTAATGAGGCTTGTCCAAATAATTGCAATGGCAACGGAGTATGTAATAGCCTGGGTCACTGTCACTGCAATCCCGGCTTTCCTCCACCTCTGTGCAATGAAGAATTTAATGGTGGTTCCATCGATAGCGGTCCTGTGAAATCGAGAG TACCGTCGTCGGACTTTAACAACAGTGTCGAAGTCACTCTTACAGTATCTCATCCCAGAACCAAACGAGAGTTATCTTCAACCAAAGAAGAC ggATTAAAACACGCGGAGCTGTTGACGGTCGCATTTACTGTCGATGGAGTTGAACATACCCTTGATCTACGACTTAACACCGATCTTATACCCGTTGGACACCAGCTGCGCCATCAAATTAAAAAGGGTTCCTTTGAGACGGTGAAACCCTCAAAAGAG GAAATTGAGATTTGTCAGTACCAAGGAAGCATCAGAGGTATACCAGATTCTTGGGCAGCGGTATCAACTTGCAGGGGAATGAGCGGGGTTGTTTTTGATGGAAAAACTCTGCACTATATTCATCCTCAAGACGAAACTCTCGAGGCTCCACATTTTCTCTACAAGCACGACGATCTTGTAGCGAATAATACTTGCG GATATACCGGAACTCAGCCTCACAGCATTCATGATCATCTAGAGAATAACAGAATGCTCAGG TATAAAAGAGATACCGGTGATATTCGGGGCCCGTATAATGCAAACAAGGAATCCCGTTATGTAGAGTTGGTCATGGTCATCGATAAGAAGGGATACTTTGCCCTGGGTAAAAACATGGCCAGGGTTTATCATCACTGCAAAGATATTGCCAACATTATAAATGCT CTGTACTCGcctttaaatattttcatcgctTTGGTGGGTATCGAAGTTTGGACGGAAGTAGATGAAATTTCGCTTTCGTCAAATGGTGAGACGACTCTGTCCAACTTTCTGAAATACCGCAGAGAGTATTTGGTCAGAAACATACCCAACGACAATGCGCAGCTTTTGAC GAAAGTAGAATTTGAAGGCGGCGTTGTGGGCAAGGCTCTGAAAGGTCCGATCTGTACCTTTGAATTTTCTGGTGGTGTTTCAATGGACCATTCCAATGTCATCGGTCTGGTAGCGGCTACAATCGCCCATGAGATGGGGCACAATTTTGGCATGGAGCACGACACGCTTGACTGCAGCTGTCCCGAGGATAGATGCATAATGGCTCCTTCCAGTGGATCGACAAGACCCACACACTGGTCTTCTTGTTCCCTGGAATACCTGGCTCTCGCTTTCGAGCACGGTATGGATTACTGCCTGAGAAATAAGCCGGAGAAACTTTTCGGCAGTTCGATGTGCGGGAACGGTTTCGTCGAACCTGGAGAACAGTGCGATTGCGGGTTGGAAGAAAACTGCAACAATCCTTGCTGCAACGCTACCTCTTGCATGCTTCATACCAACGCGAGCTGCGCTACAGGAGAATGTTGCGATTTCAATACATGCAGACCCAAAGCTGCGGGAATGGAATGTCGTTCGGCTGAACACGAGTGCGACTTACCAGAATATTGTTCGGGTCAGAGCGAATTTTGCCCCTCTGATGTATATAAAATTGACGGAGAAACTTGCAGCGATGGAAAAGCTTTCTGCTATCAAGGTACTTGTAGGACTCGCAATGATCAGTGCAAACTTTTGTGGGGACCCTCAGGCTCTTCCTCCGACTCGCAGTGCTACGTCATGAATAACAAGGGATCGAAGTTCGGTAACTGCGGGTATAACAGAGTCAACGATACTTACATCAAATGCAATGACGC aGATAGTCTCTGCGGCATGCTTCACTGTAAGCATCTCAACGAACGACTTGAATTTGGCATGGAAACGGTCGCTATTCTCAGTCACTCCTTTTTGAACAGTGGTGGCCAAATTATACCTTGTAGAACAGCGATCGTTGATCTAGGATTGAATGAAGTTGACCCTGGTCTTGTGCCAGACGGAGCTAAATGTGGCACTGGAAAG ATGTGCGTTAACCAAAAGTGTATGCCCGTCGCGGCGATGAGACTTACTTCACCTGCTGGCAGCGATGCTTGTCCAAATAATTGCAGTGGGAATGGGGTTTGTAATAGTCAGGGCCACTGTCACTGTCGCCTAGGATTTCAACCGCCCCGATGTGACGAGACTGGCGTTGGCGGTTCCATCGATAGCGGTCCTGCTGAAGATCCGAACG CACGAAGAGACTTCTTAATATCGCTGTACGTTATTTTCTTCGGTATCGTGCCCGTCTTGGTGCTGATAGGATTATTCGTATGGTCCAGGCACAGCGGAAGATATAAGTGGAAGAAAGGCGCTACATCAGC GGTCGAACGAGCTGCCAACACCCTGTCTATCAAGACGATCGAACGTTCGAGTCCCATACCTCGAAACATTGAGACGATCGACTCTACTCTCAGCCAGGATTCAGCCTGTGCGAGCCTGCTGCCAAAAGCAGAGAGAGACGAGCGATTCAACAATAATCTATTTGGTCAGTTTAAGGGGTACACAATTACCCCGATCCAGAATCTACCCAAGCTTGCCGAACCGTCGAAACCTGCGCCTCCGCCGCCGACCGTTCCAACAGTAGCTATAAAGACTAACGTTAAATTAGCCCAGCGAAGTAACACCCTGAGAAGTACGCTGTCCAGCGGCGTTGTCCACGccaatcaaatttcaatcgcCCCAGCTCTTCCTCCATTGAATCCGGGCTGCAACGCCAGACCATTGATAAGCAGCCCTGTACTATCGACAACGACTTGTACGTCCGTAGAAATAATCGGTCCTAAAGTACCGAGCAGACCAGCTCCTGATATACCGATAAAAGTGACACCCGAGATTCTAACTATAACATCAACGTCGATTCCTCCGAAACCGCCAAGGCCGAACAGCACTCCCTTGACAAATGTGATATTACCGGAAGCGGAAAAGAAACCAGAGAAGGGAAGCGCTCTGAATCGAATAGCTTCCATATTGCGTCCAAACTCTGGGATTATGAGGTCAAACTCACAACCAGCTCAGAAAGAGGATAAGAACACAAGTTCGCTCCCGAGAAATCAACACCACAAGGCGAACAAGGTGATCGATAAGGAGATACTGAGGAACTTGGAGATTTCCAATCCCATACCTCAAAAGGAAATCGAAATATCGACACCTGCCATCTCGGTTGTTCATTCCGAGGTTGACGGGGAAGAAAAGAAGGCTGTAGTTATGCGAGCACAGTCCATGAGAGACAGCAAAATCACTGCAAAACCTGCCATTCACACTTTTGGCTCGATGAGACAAGCCAATGCTGCAAAAAGACCCACCAGCATACCGGCCAGCACTAGACCAACTTCACCTCCTCCGGGACCGCCGAGAATGCCTTCGAATGAAAAGATCTCGGAAACGGGTGTAAAGATTCCCGGATTACCAGGCTACCAAAATCCGCCGATAAAAAGCGCTCCCAGTGTCCAAGACAACGCTTACGACGACTGCATGAATCTGATGAACGAGCCTTCGCTTGGTAAAATAATGGAGGAATCTCCGTCCAGTGACAATATTTATGCGGTAATAGAAGAATCAGTGCCTGAAAAAAGTCGCAATAAAGTTGAACCCCAACTGCCCGTTGTACAGAATGAGTACAAGTCACCGAAACCCTTGGAAACCTCACCGAAGTCGGGAAGCAGCGCTGATTCGATGGGACTGCTGTCCGAAATTGTTTCCGAAATATCTAACAGAAATTTTGACTCTATTTACTCGACGTCGACGCTtgcgagaaagaaaaaagagaaggaagagATGGACAAGAACTCAGAAAATCTCGGGTCAAACAGCTCGTTGGGAACTTATATTAATTCGAGTCACTACAAAGCCCCGGGTAGTATCTACTCAACTTCGCCTTCGAGTAAATTCAATTCTGCAAGTTCGACGACCAGCTCTGGCTACCTAAATCCATCGGCAGTGAACGTGCCTCGGTCTGAGGATAAGAAAGATTCTGATAAACCGAAGGCGCAGCTGATTGAGAAGGGTTCTAAGAGCGTGTGCAAGAGCAAGTTAACCACCCTGAATTCTAACAACCCAAATATCAACGATGAGATGTCCAAACAGCTCGGAATGAAACCGAGTGATGGTAATCTTAATTTCAAACCATTTTCCACTACTACGAATAAAACGATGGCATCTTTGGCCACGAGCTTGaagaaagatgagaaaaaagaagaatctaAAATACCCGCCAAGCCCCCGTTGAACAGGACAAAGACTCCGCCTAATCTTGGCAAACCGTTTACGTCGAAACAGATGCTTGATTCGAATACTAAGACTGGTAAACAGGGTGCCACGGAATCAAGCCTCAAGCCCACAAGGCAAGGGTCTGACACGAGCCTAAAGACCTCCAGGCAGGGATCGGAGACCAGTTTGAAATCTAGTAAGCAAAGCGGAAGTTTGAACAAGTCTAACCCGAGCTTGAATAAATCTAATACAAATTTAAACAGGtcgtcaaataatttgaataaaaatggatcTAGCTCAAATTTGAGTACGATGTCGTTGAAGAGTACTTCGTCAAGTCCAAAGAGTTCGGCGCTAAATTTGAGCGCTACAAATAGTCCTGACCTAGTTTCAAGCTGTTCGAACTCTAGCCAGAATATGACGAAGTCGCCGGATGTCCTAGGCAACAATCCTAAAACCATGACCGggacaatgaaaaatattgtaaaaacacCGACGATGACAAGGAGTGTAAAAACACCGACTACGCCACCAAAACCAACAGCCATATTGATGAAGTCTGCTAGTCTtgttgataagaaaaaatcgCCGACTGGTAATACGAGTATAGCTAAATCTCTATCGGCTAAGGAAAGTACGGCGAATAAAACTACCTTGCAAACGAAAACATCAGCGAAAAATGAGGCGAAGGTCGGTGGCGAAACGACTAAAGTTAATCCCGTTCAAAAAGCTGCTGGTAGTAAATCGAACGTTGCCTCATTGCAGCAGAGgtttgaaataaacaaaaatactaATTCTACGAGAACTATGTCCGCGATTGGTAAAAAAAGTGCCGTCGGTAAGACCATTGACGTTGGTCGAAGCAGTAGTGCAAAAAAGTGA